A stretch of the Carassius carassius chromosome 6, fCarCar2.1, whole genome shotgun sequence genome encodes the following:
- the LOC132142151 gene encoding max dimerization protein 4-like gives MELNSLLLLLEAAEYLERRDREAEHGYASVLPFDNDFSGKKTKSSSISRKANNNRSSHNELEKHRRAKLRLYLEQLKRLVPLGPDSSRHTTLSLLKRAKMHIKKLEEQDRKALNTKEQLQREHRYLKRRLEQLSVQGLERVRTDSMGSTIYTDSEQEVDVDIEGMEFTAGEGESVHSVSDGEDHYSLQSSSSDGGHHPHACRLQAHIC, from the exons ATGGAACTGaattctcttcttcttcttcttgaggCAGCAGAGTATTTGGAAAGAAGAGACAGAG AAGCTGAACACGGTTACGCGTCTGTTTTACCCTTCGACAATGACTTTTCCGGAAAGAAAACGAAATCCTCTTCCATTTCCAGAAAAGCCAACAACAACAG GTCATCACACAATGAGCTGGAAAAACACAG ACGTGCCAAACTTCGCTTGTACCTGGAGCAGCTGAAACGGCTCGTGCCTTTGGGTCCTGATAGCTCCCGTCACACCACACTGAGCCTGCTCAAACGAGCCAAAATGCACATCAAG AAGCTGGAGGAACAGGACAGGAAGGCTCTGAACACGAAGGAGCAGCTGCAGAGAGAACACCGCTACCTCAAACGGCGTCTGGAGCAGCTCTCTGTGCAGGGCTTGGAGCGCGTTCGCACTGACAGCATGGGCTCCACCATCTACACCGACTCTGAGCAAG aagtgGACGTGGACATCGAGGGGATGGAGTTCACAGCAGGTGAAGGTGAGAGTGTGCACAGTGTTAGTGATGGAGAAGACCACTACAGCCTGCAGAGCAGCTCGAGCGATGGAGGACACCATCCACACGCCTGCAGACTACAGGCTCACATCTGCTAG